One Papaver somniferum cultivar HN1 chromosome 10, ASM357369v1, whole genome shotgun sequence genomic window carries:
- the LOC113315328 gene encoding F-box protein At2g40925-like — protein MKKKNTKSKNKNQNDKGNEILILPHLLLCSKVAVSSPDNSSTGEVQVLSVSSNAKNPCSDNRILCDILSRLPVKSLMRFKAVCTHWKSLIERDSYLYGLHTARSKVRLGGPKPLLFISSVEPESEPEPNQIGGIIEFSTASPYRQPEVTKLVLDRSDYVLPKQTVNGLVCITVGYEAFIIYNPSTGERSPWISTTTASQENQGKGRREVACIALGFSPATNEHKVVCISSIKRNPDSETYKNCYD, from the coding sequence atgaagaagaagaatacgaaGAGCAAGAACAAGAACCAGAATGACAAAGGTAATGAAATCCttattcttcctcatcttcttctttgtaGTAAAGTTGCAGTATCTTCTCCTGATAATAGTAGTACCGGTGAAGTTCAAGTACTCTCTGTTAGTAGTAACGCAAAAAACCCTTGTAGTGATAATCGTATATTATGCGATATACTAAGTAGACTTCCAGTTAAATCACTTATGAGGTTTAAAGCTGTTTGTACCCATTGGAAATCTCTTATCGAACGAGATTCATACTTATATGGTTTACATACTGCTCGTTCAAAAGTTCGTTTAGGTGGTCCAAAACCACTCTTGTTTATCAGCTCAGTGGAACCTGAATCTGAGCCTGAACCTAACCAGATTGGAGGTATTATTGAATTCTCAACTGCTTCACCTTATAGACAACCTGAAGTTACGAAATTAGTACTAGATCGTAGTGATTACGTGCTTCCGAAACAGACAGTTAATGGTTTGGTATGTATCACTGTTGGGTATGAGGCCTTTATCATATATAATCCTAGCACTGGAGAAAGGTCACCTTGGATTTCGACTACTACAGCTTCTCAAGAAAATCAAGGGAAAGGAAGACGTGAGGTAGCCTGCATTGCACTTGGATTTAGTCCAGCAACCAATGAACATAAAGTTGTGTGCATATCGAGTATTAAGAGAAACCCTGATTCTGAAACTTATAAGAATTGCTATGATTAG
- the LOC113318460 gene encoding U4/U6 small nuclear ribonucleoprotein Prp31 homolog isoform X1 has translation MATLADSFLADLDDLSDNEANVPHEDEGHESDMDEDSDGDIADIEALNYENLDSVSKLQKSQRYIDIMQKVEAALQKGSETEEQGFSSEDDPEYQLIVDCNALSVDIENEIVIIHNFIKDKYRLKFPELESLVHHPIDYARVVKKIGNEVDLTLVDLEGLVPSAVIMVVSVTASTTVGKPLPEDSLNKTIEACDRALALDIAKKEVLDFVESRMGYIAPNLSAIVGSAVAAKLMGTAGGLTALAKMPACNVQLLGAKRKTLAGFSTATSQYRVGYLEHTEIFQTTPPALKMRACRVLAAKSTLAARVDSIRGDPTGKTGRNLREEIRKKIEKWQEPPPAKQPKPLPVPDSEPKKKRGGRRLRKMKERYAVTDMRKLANRMQFGIPEESSLGDGLGEGYGMLGQAGNGKLRVSVGQSKLAAKVAKKSKIKSYGSVSGTTSGLTSSLAFTPVQGIELSNPQAHANQLGSGTQSTYFSEVGTFSKIKRI, from the exons ATGGCTACACTTGCTGATTCTTTCTTGGCGGATCTTGATGATTTATCAGATAATGAAGCTAATGTTCCT CACGAGGATGAAGGGCACGAAAGTGATATGGATGAAGATAGTGATGGTGACATTGCTGACATAGAAGCTTTAAACTATGAGAATCTGGATAGTGTCTCTAAATTGCAGAAGTCACAGCGCTACATCGACATAATGCAG AAAGTTGAAGCTGCACTACAGAAGGGGTCTGAAACTGAGGAGCAAGGCTTTAGTTCAGAAGACGATCCTGAATATCAACTTATAGTAGATTGCAATGCACTGTCGGTTGACATTGAGAATGAGATAGTTATCATTCACAATTTTATCAAGGATAAGTATCGGCTTAAATTTCCTGAGCTCGAGTCTCTGGTTCATCACCCAATTGATTATGCCAGAGTGGTAAAGAAGATTGGAAATGAAGTAGATTTAACCCTAGTTGATTTGGAAGGGCTCGTACCATCAGCTGTCATTATGGTTGTATCTGTTACAGCGTCCACTACTGTTGGAAAGCCACTCCCTGAAGATTCTCTCAATAAGACTATTGAAGCCTGTGATCGAGCTCTTGCTCTTGATATAGCAAAAAAGGAAGTTCTCGACTTTGTAGAGAGTAGAATGGGATATATTGCACCAAATCTATCTGCTATCGTTGGAAGTGCTGTTGCTGCAAAACTTATGGGGACCGCTGGTGGTTTGACAGCATTAGCTAAGATGCCAGCCTGTAATGTTCAGCTTCTTGGTGCAAAGAGAAAGACTCTGGCAGGATTCTCTACTGCAACTTCGCAATATCGTGTGGGGTATCTTGAGCACACTGAAATTTTCCAAACTACACCTCCTGCTTTGAAAATGCGCGCTTGCCGAGTTTTGGCTGCAAAATCAACACTTGCAGCAAGAGTTGATTCAATAAGAGGAGATCCAACAGGGAAGACGGGAAGGAACTTGAGGGAAGAGATCCGAAAGAAAATTGAGAAGTGGCAAGAGCCGCCTCCAGCAAAGCAACCAAAACCTCTTCCAGTTCCTGATTCCGAGCCTAAAAAGAAAAGGGGTGGTCGTCGTTTGCGGAAAATGAAGGAGAG GTATGCAGTAACAGATATGAGGAAGCTGGCCAACAGAATGCAGTTTGGGATACCCGAGGAGAGCTCGTTAG GGGATGGACTCGGTGAAGGTTATGGTATGCTTGGTCAGGCTGGAAATGGCAAGTTGCGTGTATCAGTTGGCCAAAGCAAACTTGCTGCAAAAGTTGCTAAGAA GTCCAAGATTAAAAGCTACGGAAGCGTTAGTGGTACTACCTCAGGCCTAACCTCAAGTCTAGCATTCACACCTGTACAA GGAATTGAACTCTCAAATCCTCAGGCCCATGCAAATCAGCTAGGTAGTGGAACTCAAAGCACCTACTTCTCAGAGGTGGGCACCTTTTCAAAAATCAAGAGGATTTGA
- the LOC113318460 gene encoding U4/U6 small nuclear ribonucleoprotein Prp31 homolog isoform X2 encodes MATLADSFLADLDDLSDNEANVPHEDEGHESDMDEDSDGDIADIEALNYENLDSVSKLQKSQRYIDIMQKVEAALQKGSETEEQGFSSEDDPEYQLIVDCNALSVDIENEIVIIHNFIKDKYRLKFPELESLVHHPIDYARVVKKIGNEVDLTLVDLEGLVPSAVIMVVSVTASTTVGKPLPEDSLNKTIEACDRALALDIAKKEVLDFVESRMGYIAPNLSAIVGSAVAAKLMGTAGGLTALAKMPACNVQLLGAKRKTLAGFSTATSQYRVGYLEHTEIFQTTPPALKMRACRVLAAKSTLAARVDSIRGDPTGKTGRNLREEIRKKIEKWQEPPPAKQPKPLPVPDSEPKKKRGGRRLRKMKERYAVTDMRKLANRMQFGIPEESSLVRMEEEPKS; translated from the exons ATGGCTACACTTGCTGATTCTTTCTTGGCGGATCTTGATGATTTATCAGATAATGAAGCTAATGTTCCT CACGAGGATGAAGGGCACGAAAGTGATATGGATGAAGATAGTGATGGTGACATTGCTGACATAGAAGCTTTAAACTATGAGAATCTGGATAGTGTCTCTAAATTGCAGAAGTCACAGCGCTACATCGACATAATGCAG AAAGTTGAAGCTGCACTACAGAAGGGGTCTGAAACTGAGGAGCAAGGCTTTAGTTCAGAAGACGATCCTGAATATCAACTTATAGTAGATTGCAATGCACTGTCGGTTGACATTGAGAATGAGATAGTTATCATTCACAATTTTATCAAGGATAAGTATCGGCTTAAATTTCCTGAGCTCGAGTCTCTGGTTCATCACCCAATTGATTATGCCAGAGTGGTAAAGAAGATTGGAAATGAAGTAGATTTAACCCTAGTTGATTTGGAAGGGCTCGTACCATCAGCTGTCATTATGGTTGTATCTGTTACAGCGTCCACTACTGTTGGAAAGCCACTCCCTGAAGATTCTCTCAATAAGACTATTGAAGCCTGTGATCGAGCTCTTGCTCTTGATATAGCAAAAAAGGAAGTTCTCGACTTTGTAGAGAGTAGAATGGGATATATTGCACCAAATCTATCTGCTATCGTTGGAAGTGCTGTTGCTGCAAAACTTATGGGGACCGCTGGTGGTTTGACAGCATTAGCTAAGATGCCAGCCTGTAATGTTCAGCTTCTTGGTGCAAAGAGAAAGACTCTGGCAGGATTCTCTACTGCAACTTCGCAATATCGTGTGGGGTATCTTGAGCACACTGAAATTTTCCAAACTACACCTCCTGCTTTGAAAATGCGCGCTTGCCGAGTTTTGGCTGCAAAATCAACACTTGCAGCAAGAGTTGATTCAATAAGAGGAGATCCAACAGGGAAGACGGGAAGGAACTTGAGGGAAGAGATCCGAAAGAAAATTGAGAAGTGGCAAGAGCCGCCTCCAGCAAAGCAACCAAAACCTCTTCCAGTTCCTGATTCCGAGCCTAAAAAGAAAAGGGGTGGTCGTCGTTTGCGGAAAATGAAGGAGAG GTATGCAGTAACAGATATGAGGAAGCTGGCCAACAGAATGCAGTTTGGGATACCCGAGGAGAGCTCGTTAG TACGTATGGAGGAGGAACCAAAAAGCTAG